The genome window GCATGAGCAGCAGACACTGCAAATATACATAAAACTTCTAAAACCATCTGTCACTCTTAACACTTGTTAGTGGGCTTGCAAATCTATGTTTAGGatatatttaaatagcaaaaagttttaaagagcCACCTAAAAAGTAGCACACACTCAGCTTTCAGTTTGTAAATGCCTATGGTTTTTTCCActtcctgcttttatttcttgagAAGGAATGTTGCAATCTACTTGAAGAGCTAGCAAATGTAAGCTTTCCAGTTCAGAGTGGATGTGCTGTATGATTTCTTTCTACAGCCAATCTAATGGCTGATGGTTTGTAGAATTACATCTGCTACataaagctttctcttttattttgagGAATGGGAATGGAAGGCATGGGCTTTGGAATGAATAAAATGGGAGGTAAGCTgtgttttttgaaatgtatatagcttattttttttgaaagtcatGTAAACTTAGCCATATATGCCTAGcaggcatttgttttctttggaattgTCACCAATTTAGTGATGACTTCTGTTTTTGAGTATTAGTAAAACTGCTGTAGATGTGTGGGGAAGGGTTAAAGCCTCAGAGAAAATATGACCAGTGGTTTGGTCATGAGACTTTTAAAACTTGGCCTAGATTTAGGAGATAAGTTGTGACCAAATTCTGACCACAGTTTGTGAATCTGTGGTACAGCGTTGTCTTGGTGCCTATGGAAATGATCTGagaaaaaagcttattttggtGAACTGTAGTGTTAAGTTGAAATGCTAAAGCGTCCCtggaaaatcctttcttttaGGAATGGAAGGTCCGTTTGGTGGCATGGAAAACATCGGGCGCTTTCCAGCTGGAATGAACATGGGCAGAATGAGTGGTAGGCAttagttttgtgtgtttttttggttaGTTTTAATATTAAGCTTCTGAGTTCAACAGCAGTCCTTGGTCTCTGAAACTGTAGCACCGGAGACTGGTCTTATTCCTCTTCCCAGCTTTTATTGGAAAAAACTTAAGGCTTACATCTCATGCAGTGTCTGCAAGGCACTTACGGCCTCTATGAACCACTTGTTTTTTGTAGCTTAGAAGTTGCCTTCAAGGACTGCTTTGGAAAGATAAACTGTGCTCTGACTGTATTCACCAAAAAGACTTCTCCAAAGCAAAGTGTCTTGTCCGTGTTGAGAAGAGTCCtggatttttgttcttgtttttctgggGTTGTGTTTTGGTCTCAAAAAGACATAATAAAACGATCAGGAGGACATAATAAAAGTTTGCCTTGCTGTTAATCTTTAAAAACTACGCCTATAGTAAAATGTTGATACCCTGAAGAACATATCAGACTTAATCTTTACAGAGATGGATCGTGCCATGGGTGGAGGATTTGAGAGAGAATTTGGAAGAAGTGAAATGGGAATGTCTCGTAGTTTTGGAGACACCTTGGAGAGAGGAATAGGTCAGTATACGAAGCTAAGTACTTACACTACCTACTGGAAATACCTGAACTGTGCGTAAAAAATGTGCATGTTTGTTGTAACAAAACAGACCATATTTTACACATAGCTCCTCTAACACTTTGATCAAACAGTAATTTCAGTTAACTTATTACTCTTGCTGCACAATCCCCAGGGTATTGTACAGGACAGCTAGCagttaaaattatatttaaaatactacttTCGCCACCTGAACTCCTGGGTTTTCATATGCATTCAAACTTCTCTCCTTGTTTGcacatcatttttttgttcttttttttttttctttgaagcttTTATTGTGCATATGGAACGTAAACTTTTTAGGAAGGGGTAAACTCTTGCACATGGACTAATGAGGTTACCAGCCCCTTAAAACGTTTTGTGTTCATGGTGATCTATGTAATCAACAGTGGTACTTGTTTTCCCATCTGAAATAACTGCTTCAtattctgcagcagcacacacatTAGgtggtcactttttttttgaataatgaTGGTCTAAAGGATTTCAGTAGTGTATGCAACACAAGCACATGTTTGGTTTTAGTCTGTGTTTGACTATTGTTAAATTGTGTGTTCTGTTCCAGGTGGTGGAAATGCCAGCATTCCTGGGATTGAGAGGATGGCACCTGGCATTGATCGTATGGGCTCGGGAATGGAAAGGATACCCTCTGGGATGGGGCATGGGATGGAGAGAGTAGGGTCGGAAATAGACAGGATGGGTCTTGTTTTGGATCGCATGAGTTCCAATGTGGAACGGATCGGTTCTGGAATTGACCGAATGGCCCCTCTGGGCATAGATCACATGGCTCCTAACATTGAGAGGATGGGACCAGCTATTGAGAGAATGGGTTCTGGCATAGAAAGAATGGGCTCTGGAATAGGCTTTGGCATTGAGAGAATGGGCGCTGCCATTGAACGCGTTGGTACCGCTATGGATAGAATGGGATCAGGTGTAGAACGAATGGGGTCTGGCATGGATAGGATGGGTATAGGTATGGAGCGTATGGTCCCTGCTGGAATGGGAACTGGAATGGGTCAGGTCATAGAGAGGATGCCAGGTGGCTTGGATCGCATAGGTGCCAATCCTATGGAAAGAATAGGAATAGATCGTATGGGTGCTGCTAGCATGGAGAGAATGGGCTTGGAGCGCATTGGAGCCACTAATATGGAAAGAATGGGTCCTGCTATGGGACAGGGCATGGGAGCAGGCATAGATCGCATGGGACTTGCAATGGGAAGCAATTTTGAAAGACCAATGGATATGGAACGTGGAAACTTTGCAGGCAATTTTGCAGGCTCCCTTGGAGGAACTGGAGGACCTGCAGCTGGGGTGGCCAGAAAAGCCTGTCAGATATTTGTGAGAAATGTGAGTAGCCTTCATCCTATTGCTCCGCgttgatttcttttgtgttcttttgaCTTTAGTTACAATATTTAATACTGCATGCTGACAAATGTGGGGTTGGGCAGGCCTTTGTGAGTTGAAGCCATTTTCTTAACAGGAGAAAAGCTTTCTGCGTATGAAAATGACGGTGCTGAACTATGGCTCCCCAGGATGGAGAACATGTTTTGAAGAGACGGAAGTACTGACAAGTCGTTTAACAGTTCCTCAGTAattgttcttctttttcacagctgccttttgattttacatggaaaatgctgaaagatAAATTTAATGAATGTGGTAAGTTATTATATCACTGGCGATCTTTACTGAGAATTGAATAGGACTTACAGAGCTAGGAATTACCTTTATGTCCCTGACACTACTACCTGAACTAAAATTTCACTCAGACTTGGGGAAACATTAGATATTCATGTTGACAAGTGGTTTGGGGATGTTTACCATCCTGCTATGCCGGCAAGAGTCCTACAGTattgagaagaaataaatgttttgactGTCTTGTTGATAACCCAGTCAATGCATGCTCCTTCTCAGCTCAGCTCTCAAGGGCTGGATTTATTATGTGGATAGCCTCTCTGTAGTTACAGAGAGACAGGAACAGATATATGGAAGCCCAGGATGAATGATGAGATTCATTTCCTACAGCAAAAAGCTGAGAACTACTGAAAAGCACTGGCAAGatgctttattttgaagtgaaCGTATTTGGGAAAACTGTCCTTAAAAGAACCTTAAATTagtaatagcaataataaaagaaaaacgAAGAAATTGGGGAGCTAAAAATTCCTGAATCAGCTGCATATTGTTAGGTGTATTTATGTCCAGCTCATGAGACGTTTGACCTTTTGGAAAGCTAGTCCCACATAGATTTCTTGCTTGCTACAGTGACCAATTTCCAATATTATGCTGTGGAATAAGCTAACTTTCTAGAGGACCAATTAGCATAATTCATtagagctttctgctgctttgagaACCATCGTGCTCTTTAACAGACTTTGTGAGcatgcttttcatttcagaggCTTAGATAAGCTACTAATGGTTGAGGTAGGCTGTTCAGCTTCTGGGGGACTTTTCATGGCAGTGGTCACTGATAAAATTGTCCTAGAGCTTTAAGTTTCAAAGTAATGGTAGTTTCTAAAGGTATGCTTTCTGTGGCTTAAGGTAGAGAACTTTAGATCAATACAATTGTGTGGTACGTACTAGATTAAACAagaacctttctttttcttttgaaggtcATGTGCTGTATGCCGATATCAAGATGGAAAATGGGAAGTCTAAGGGATGTGGTGTGGTTAGATTTGAGTCCCCAGAAGTAGCTGAGAGAGCCTGCCGTATGATGAATGGGATACAGCTTCGTGGGAGGGAGATTGACGTGCGAATTGATAGAAATGCTTAAGTAGTTGCTTTTTTAACACTGATACCAGATTTTcgaatttgtattttttcttgttaaccATTTTAATTTGACTGGATGTAAAGGTGTTTAAAACAGTTCAATTGCTTTCTGGagtaattttaattacttttttaacaAATGGATTtccattttactgtttttgcaTTGAAACTGCAATGtgcacaatctttttttttgtagttgtggCATCTTGTTGACATTACAGATGTAAACAGTATGACTTTGATAATAAATGCAAGTTAAAGATTTCAGTCATTGCATCTGTTACTGGCAGCACATCCCTATGCttgcaaaaatatctgtaaacTGAGTACAGTAAACtagaatttttattctcttgtgAAGTGTCAAGAAAGTGTACCTTTGGGTTGTCAGGTCATGACAGTATGAATTAGACTTTAAAACAATGCACTTGAACATTCATGCTAGTACTCGAATGTCTTTAGCCTATTGGTTTCCTGTGTTCAGACTTGGTAGGTAAACTACTCTTAGCAAAAGTACTGGGGCTGATAGCTTGATCTCTCTCCAGTGGCAATGCTGattcaaaaaataaagtatcCTGCACCTTCAGTTTTCAGTGCCATTCTGAAGGCCTGAACTAAAGAGGGATTTAAAAACCCCATGCTTTTCTCTAGCAGGGGCTTCAGTGGGGGCAGGGTGTGTCAGTCTCAGTTGGGAGCAAGGACCAGTATGTGAGTGGGAAACATCTGGTGCAGGTAAAAAGGCAGGAGGTGGGATAAAAGGCAGGAGGGTGGGATGTTTCACCTTTTTATACAACAAGTATAGTTTTAATTAAGCAAATTGAAAGTGATTATTTGGGTCAGAATTCTTGTTGCAGGAGAGATGAAACTTTATGCTAAAGGATTagaaaaaaggagtaaaaagcCATTTGAAGTGTAATCATGCAATTAATGTTAAAAGTAAAGCTTATTAGACTTTTCTTCAGGTAAAAGGTTCCCTCTCTGTTTCATGATATTCCTGAATTGCGCTGCCACAATCAGAGTAGCCAGAAATCCTAGACGTGGAAAACCAGCTTGAATTAGATACTTCAGAGCTACTGTGtatggggggggagggggatggATGCTTCACAACTTCAACACTTTCTCCCCTTCAACCTCCAGCCCCTAAGTTTCAAGATAAcatacttttcaaaaatgttttctgtacgCTTCAAGCTAATGAATTTtagtttcttttgctttttcagtcacAAAAAGCTAGCATAAAATAAACGCCCTTTCCAAAAGCTCATTCTCATGCCAATTGTTCTTCAGTTACACTCACAGAAGCACTTACAGGATGTACAGCTCAATTTACACAAAGTTTTTATATTGCAGTTCAGTAATGGACAGTTCtcttgcacagctctgctgttgaaAGGTAATCTGATGCAGGGAAGTGTAGGAATCTCAGATCAGCTTTGCTATTGCAGAAAATGTAGTGAACAACCCCTGAGTTGGTATGTTTGCTACGAAAGCAGGTAGCTGTTctcagagctgaagaaaaacctGCGCGAATGTCCCCTTCAGGAGATATTTTAGGAGGTACTTCAGGAGATGCTCGACATGCTGCCTAGTCTCAAGAGAGATGCTGGAAGGAACAAAAGAGCAGATACTGCACTTGatcttttgttttggatttaaaaaaaatgcactcttcgtaataaaaaatgttagttACAATGTTGTTTGACTCTCATTTTGATGGtaggcagggctgtgcagcctGGGCTGTGAATGCTCCCGGGGGCATCCAGAGGCGGTTTGTCACAGGCTGGGCTTCGGGAGCTGGCCGTAACTCAACACAACGGCAAACGCTGACTGAATTTAATCGTTTATTTAACTGTCTTAAGGGAGTCTTAAGGCAGAGACTTCACGGGCCTtctcccgccgccgcc of Cygnus atratus isolate AKBS03 ecotype Queensland, Australia chromosome 26, CAtr_DNAZoo_HiC_assembly, whole genome shotgun sequence contains these proteins:
- the HNRNPM gene encoding heterogeneous nuclear ribonucleoprotein M isoform X1, whose amino-acid sequence is MEESMKKAAEVLNKHSLGGRPLKVKEDPDGEHARRAMQKVMAAGGMGIGPGPGGPGMLNIPPSILNNPNIPNEIIHALQAGRLGSTVFVANLDYKVGWKKLKEVFSMAGVVVRADILEDKDGKSRGIGTVTFEQAIEAVQAISMFNGQLLFDRPMHVKMDERAFPKGDFFPPERPQQLPHGLGGIGMGLGPGGQPIDANHLNKGMGMGNMGPGGMGMEGMGFGMNKMGGMEGPFGGMENIGRFPAGMNMGRMSEMDRAMGGGFEREFGRSEMGMSRSFGDTLERGIGGGNASIPGIERMAPGIDRMGSGMERIPSGMGHGMERVGSEIDRMGLVLDRMSSNVERIGSGIDRMAPLGIDHMAPNIERMGPAIERMGSGIERMGSGIGFGIERMGAAIERVGTAMDRMGSGVERMGSGMDRMGIGMERMVPAGMGTGMGQVIERMPGGLDRIGANPMERIGIDRMGAASMERMGLERIGATNMERMGPAMGQGMGAGIDRMGLAMGSNFERPMDMERGNFAGNFAGSLGGTGGPAAGVARKACQIFVRNLPFDFTWKMLKDKFNECGHVLYADIKMENGKSKGCGVVRFESPEVAERACRMMNGIQLRGREIDVRIDRNA
- the HNRNPM gene encoding heterogeneous nuclear ribonucleoprotein M isoform X3, which codes for MEESMKKAAEVLNKHSLGGRPLKVKEDPDGEHARRAMQKVMAAGGMGIGPGPGGPGMLNIPPSILNNPNIPNEIIHALQAGRLGSTVFVANLDYKVGWKKLKEVFSMAGVVVRADILEDKDGKSRGIGTVTFEQAIEAVQAISMFNGQLLFDRPMHVKMDERAFPKGDFFPPERPQQLPHGLGGIGMGLGPGGQPIDANHLNKGMGMGNMGPGGMGMEGMGFGMNKMGGMEGPFGGMENIGRFPAGMNMGRMSEMDRAMGGGFEREFGRSEMGMSRSFGDTLERGIGGGNASIPGIERMAPGIDRMGSGMERIPSGMGHGMERVGSEIDRMGLVLDRMSSNVERIGSGIDRMAPLGIDHMAPNIERMGPAIERMGSGIERMGSGIGFGIERMGAAIERVGTAMDRMGSGVERMGSGMDRMGIGMERMVPAGMGTGMGQVIERMPGGLDRIGANPMERIGIDRMGAASMERMGLERIGATNMERMGPAMGQGMGAGIDRMGLAMGSNFERPMDMERGNFAGNFAGSLGGTGGPAAGVARKACQIFVRNEKSFLRMKMTVLNYGSPGWRTCFEETEVLTSRLTVPQ
- the HNRNPM gene encoding heterogeneous nuclear ribonucleoprotein M isoform X2 yields the protein MEESMKKAAEVLNKHSLGGRPLKVKEDPDGEHARRAMQKVMAAGGMGIGPGPGGPGMLNIPPSILNNPNIPNEIIHALQAGRLGSTVFVANLDYKVGWKKLKEVFSMAGVVVRADILEDKDGKSRGIGTVTFEQAIEAVQAISMFNGQLLFDRPMHVKMDERAFPKGDFFPPERPQQLPRMGMEGMGFGMNKMGGMEGPFGGMENIGRFPAGMNMGRMSEMDRAMGGGFEREFGRSEMGMSRSFGDTLERGIGGGNASIPGIERMAPGIDRMGSGMERIPSGMGHGMERVGSEIDRMGLVLDRMSSNVERIGSGIDRMAPLGIDHMAPNIERMGPAIERMGSGIERMGSGIGFGIERMGAAIERVGTAMDRMGSGVERMGSGMDRMGIGMERMVPAGMGTGMGQVIERMPGGLDRIGANPMERIGIDRMGAASMERMGLERIGATNMERMGPAMGQGMGAGIDRMGLAMGSNFERPMDMERGNFAGNFAGSLGGTGGPAAGVARKACQIFVRNLPFDFTWKMLKDKFNECGHVLYADIKMENGKSKGCGVVRFESPEVAERACRMMNGIQLRGREIDVRIDRNA